A genome region from Dendrosporobacter quercicolus includes the following:
- the fni gene encoding type 2 isopentenyl-diphosphate Delta-isomerase: MRQSRKLDHIKYSLQIDDGPIANSFADFKLIHHCLPDLVWDELDLTSAVAGIALANPVIINAITGGAEDVGAINARLAEFAKFTGCTMAVGSQFAAIENQSVEPSYRIIRQINPQGTVFANLGAYAKPEHAQRAVDMIEASAIQIHLNPAQEMMMTEGDRDFSGYLRNIAHIVKTVEVPVIVKEVGCGIAREQAQSLVDAGVRAIDVGGTGGANFVAIEAARKNFRPEPELLEWGIPTAISSVEVDQVLPDNVDLIVSGGIRTSLDVVKALALNGKAVGLATPILKMIQQCGVEQAVNWFNGFIETVQKYMVLVGAKDIPALTGVPVVITGYSAQWLTNRGFNLEKYANRCKA; this comes from the coding sequence GTGCGTCAGTCCAGGAAACTTGATCATATCAAATATTCACTGCAAATTGACGATGGACCAATTGCCAACAGCTTTGCCGATTTTAAGCTCATTCATCATTGCCTGCCGGATTTAGTCTGGGATGAACTGGATTTAACCTCCGCTGTTGCCGGTATTGCGCTTGCCAATCCCGTGATTATCAATGCGATTACCGGCGGGGCTGAAGATGTTGGTGCTATTAATGCGCGGCTGGCCGAGTTTGCTAAATTTACCGGCTGTACGATGGCCGTCGGCTCGCAGTTTGCGGCGATCGAAAATCAGTCGGTAGAACCGTCTTATCGAATTATCAGGCAGATCAATCCGCAAGGAACCGTTTTCGCAAATTTAGGCGCTTATGCCAAACCGGAACATGCCCAAAGGGCGGTTGACATGATTGAGGCCAGCGCCATTCAAATTCATCTGAATCCGGCCCAGGAAATGATGATGACTGAGGGAGACCGGGATTTTTCCGGGTATTTGCGAAATATAGCCCATATAGTTAAAACCGTTGAGGTACCGGTTATTGTTAAAGAAGTTGGCTGCGGTATTGCTCGGGAACAGGCGCAAAGTCTGGTTGATGCCGGCGTCAGGGCAATTGATGTCGGCGGGACCGGCGGAGCGAATTTTGTGGCGATTGAAGCAGCCCGGAAAAATTTCCGGCCGGAGCCGGAACTGCTGGAGTGGGGTATTCCAACGGCGATCAGCTCGGTAGAAGTGGATCAGGTATTGCCGGACAATGTTGATTTAATTGTGTCCGGCGGTATACGAACTTCACTGGATGTTGTAAAGGCCTTGGCCTTGAATGGTAAAGCTGTTGGTTTGGCTACCCCCATTTTAAAGATGATTCAGCAGTGCGGGGTAGAACAAGCCGTGAATTGGTTTAACGGTTTTATCGAGACCGTCCAAAAATATATGGTGCTGGTAGGTGCAAAGGATATTCCGGCTTTAACGGGAGTGCCGGTGGTCATTACCGGCTACAGCGCCCAATGGCTGACTAACCGTGGATTTAATTTAGAAAAATACGCCAACCGGTGTAAAGCATAG
- a CDS encoding DUF1614 domain-containing protein — translation MNMPIGMITLLVIGVLVYFGIAQRILDRMRLTDKQALLFIVAIVLGSFVDIPVMSEPVSLTVNLGGAVLPALLAIWLIFSADETAERVRAVMASVLVAAAVYFGSLYLPYEPENMFLDPKLIYGITAGLIAYLAGRSRRSAFIGGTLGIILSDLVHLATIVRLGIPGTTAIGGAGAFDVVVIAGIVAVMIAELVGETREKLQGGPVLGPNRPEGLYEFSKELSNNPAKKRNLKAVRPARTDADASENQRSEGRGEDSE, via the coding sequence ATGAACATGCCAATCGGAATGATTACACTATTGGTGATCGGCGTATTGGTTTATTTTGGTATTGCGCAGCGAATTCTGGATAGAATGCGTTTGACAGACAAGCAGGCTTTATTGTTCATCGTAGCAATCGTTCTTGGCAGCTTTGTTGATATTCCGGTTATGAGTGAGCCGGTTAGCCTGACGGTAAATTTAGGCGGAGCGGTATTACCTGCCCTGCTGGCCATATGGCTGATTTTCAGCGCCGATGAAACAGCGGAGCGAGTCAGAGCGGTAATGGCCTCTGTCTTAGTGGCGGCGGCCGTATATTTCGGCTCGCTGTATTTGCCTTATGAGCCGGAAAACATGTTTCTTGATCCTAAGTTAATATACGGCATTACCGCCGGCCTGATTGCCTACCTGGCCGGGCGGTCGCGCCGCAGTGCTTTTATCGGCGGAACTTTAGGGATTATCTTAAGTGATTTGGTGCATCTGGCAACCATTGTCCGCCTGGGTATACCGGGAACGACGGCAATTGGCGGCGCCGGCGCTTTTGACGTGGTAGTTATTGCCGGCATTGTGGCGGTAATGATTGCCGAACTTGTCGGTGAAACCAGGGAGAAATTGCAGGGCGGTCCGGTGCTGGGGCCAAACAGGCCGGAAGGTTTGTATGAATTCAGCAAGGAATTGTCCAATAACCCGGCGAAAAAACGCAATCTAAAAGCCGTCCGCCCTGCCAGAACTGATGCTGATGCCTCCGAAAACCAGCGTTCTGAAGGAAGAGGTGAAGACAGTGAATAA
- the spoIIP gene encoding stage II sporulation protein P, with amino-acid sequence MILILAVVLFSLSLASSGYTHQSDHYFNIVDEAGNIVYITAWEMQVGDECLTADNKRYQVTGISGNTAQAKFVGEINLSQYLDENQKSSFWWAALTPSVAEAQSSGKVAVYHTHSDESYVPTEGEESIFGNGGIYKVGDAFSKALRAKGLKTVHSTAKHDPHDSMAYERSRRTALNLIKKEQPEAIFDVHRDAVPPEVYKGAVSGQEVSKVQLVVGKYGPTGKQIEDYALQIKAASDKQHPGLVKGIFFAKGGDYNQDLHPRSMLIEAGSHTNSRQSAEKGVTLFADVIPAVLGKTGANPANQAGAAGIGTAAAGASGATKSIGWIIGLLIVGGAAFLLISTGSIKEAKAKLKQFATTEFTNFFAPRQSRRKKSGDDREDKK; translated from the coding sequence ATGATCCTGATACTGGCAGTCGTACTGTTTAGCCTCTCGCTGGCCAGCTCAGGCTATACCCATCAAAGCGATCATTATTTTAATATCGTGGATGAAGCCGGCAATATTGTTTATATAACGGCGTGGGAAATGCAGGTTGGCGATGAATGTCTGACCGCAGACAATAAGCGCTATCAGGTAACCGGCATCAGCGGCAATACTGCTCAGGCCAAATTTGTCGGTGAAATCAATTTATCGCAATATCTTGACGAAAACCAAAAAAGTTCTTTTTGGTGGGCGGCTTTAACGCCCAGTGTGGCCGAAGCGCAAAGCAGCGGCAAGGTGGCCGTATATCATACGCATTCCGATGAATCCTATGTTCCAACCGAGGGTGAGGAGAGTATTTTCGGCAACGGCGGAATCTATAAAGTCGGCGATGCTTTTAGCAAAGCTTTGCGGGCCAAAGGCCTTAAAACCGTTCATTCCACAGCCAAACATGATCCTCATGATAGTATGGCTTACGAACGGTCACGCCGGACAGCTTTGAATTTAATTAAAAAAGAGCAGCCTGAGGCGATCTTTGATGTTCACCGGGATGCCGTTCCGCCTGAAGTCTATAAAGGCGCAGTAAGCGGTCAGGAGGTCAGCAAGGTGCAGCTGGTTGTCGGCAAATACGGCCCGACCGGCAAGCAGATTGAAGATTACGCCTTGCAGATTAAGGCTGCTTCTGATAAACAGCATCCGGGTTTGGTAAAAGGAATTTTTTTCGCTAAGGGCGGTGATTATAATCAGGATTTGCATCCCCGCTCGATGTTAATCGAGGCTGGTTCCCATACCAATAGCCGGCAGTCTGCGGAAAAAGGCGTTACCCTGTTTGCCGACGTGATACCCGCTGTACTGGGTAAAACGGGCGCAAATCCGGCTAATCAGGCCGGGGCCGCCGGTATTGGAACAGCCGCCGCTGGAGCTTCCGGCGCTACTAAATCGATTGGCTGGATCATCGGGCTGCTGATCGTCGGCGGTGCTGCATTCTTATTGATCAGTACCGGAAGTATAAAGGAAGCAAAAGCAAAACTAAAACAATTTGCGACAACTGAGTTTACCAATTTTTTTGCTCCCAGGCAAAGCCGGCGCAAAAAGTCAGGTGATGACCGGGAAGATAAAAAATAA
- a CDS encoding DUF512 domain-containing protein has translation MSYYGVVTMVVPESIADQTGIEAGDKLLAVNGRQLRDIIDLSFALADDYIELLIEKTDGEQEIIEIEKEYDEDLGLHFESAVFDGIRRCANQCIFCFVDQMAPNMRASLYVKDDDYRMSFLYGNFVTLTNLGERDFTRIKKLHLSPLYISVHTTNGPLRAKMLHNKNAGNIMQHINKLIESGIELHTQVVLCPEINDGVILEKTIADLYQLHPGVQSLAIVPVGLSRYREHCHPLKGFTAAQACHIISMVAQWQKKSRSETGSSFVYLSDEFYIAAAKPIPSDEFYDGFPQLENGIGLVRNFLTEWETAKTASSVYTAPIHLDIVCGKSAEKILSPLIRQLTIPNLHIRLVPVENHFFGSDITVTGLLTGRDIVKGLSCLTGERDGVIIPGIALRTGENVFLDDSTLQEVEQQLNIPVRVAYGGADLRELLYGWTR, from the coding sequence TTGTCCTATTACGGCGTGGTAACAATGGTGGTTCCGGAGAGTATTGCAGACCAAACCGGTATTGAAGCTGGTGATAAGCTGCTGGCCGTTAACGGCCGGCAGTTGCGTGATATTATTGATTTGAGTTTTGCATTGGCCGATGATTACATAGAATTATTGATTGAAAAGACAGACGGCGAGCAGGAAATTATTGAAATTGAAAAAGAGTACGATGAAGATTTAGGCTTACACTTTGAAAGTGCGGTGTTTGATGGTATCCGGCGCTGTGCCAATCAATGTATTTTTTGCTTTGTTGATCAGATGGCGCCTAATATGCGCGCCAGCTTGTATGTTAAGGATGACGATTATCGCATGTCCTTTTTATACGGTAATTTTGTTACCCTTACCAATCTTGGCGAGCGGGATTTTACCAGGATCAAAAAGCTGCATTTGTCGCCTTTGTATATTTCCGTTCATACGACAAACGGTCCGCTGCGGGCGAAAATGCTGCACAATAAAAATGCCGGAAATATTATGCAGCACATTAACAAACTGATTGAAAGCGGTATTGAACTGCATACCCAGGTTGTGCTGTGCCCGGAGATTAATGATGGCGTAATTCTGGAGAAAACAATCGCCGATTTGTATCAATTGCATCCCGGTGTGCAGTCGCTCGCGATTGTACCGGTAGGTCTGAGCCGTTATCGCGAGCATTGTCATCCACTCAAAGGCTTTACAGCAGCGCAGGCGTGCCATATAATTAGCATGGTGGCTCAATGGCAAAAAAAATCCCGCTCTGAAACCGGCAGTTCTTTTGTGTATCTGTCCGACGAGTTTTATATCGCCGCCGCCAAACCAATTCCCAGTGATGAGTTTTATGACGGATTTCCCCAACTGGAAAATGGGATTGGCCTGGTCAGAAATTTTCTTACCGAATGGGAAACGGCTAAAACGGCGTCCAGCGTTTATACAGCGCCAATTCATCTGGATATTGTTTGCGGAAAGTCCGCGGAAAAAATTCTCAGCCCGCTCATACGGCAATTAACCATACCGAATTTACATATCAGGCTGGTGCCGGTGGAAAATCATTTCTTTGGTTCTGATATTACCGTAACCGGCCTTTTAACCGGCCGTGATATTGTCAAAGGCCTAAGCTGCTTAACCGGTGAGCGTGATGGTGTAATTATTCCGGGAATTGCCCTGCGGACCGGCGAGAACGTTTTTTTGGATGATTCAACCTTGCAGGAGGTTGAACAGCAGCTCAACATTCCGGTCCGGGTTGCTTACGGAGGGGCCGATTTAAGGGAACTGCTGTATGGCTGGACGCGCTGA
- the der gene encoding ribosome biogenesis GTPase Der, protein MSKPIVAIVGRPNVGKSTLFNQIGKKRVSIVEDMPGVTRDRIYLDAEWLNHEFTMIDTGGIQIETDDRMLTAIRHQAQLAIEEADVILFIVDGKTGLTSADEEVGGILRNTRKPVVLTVNKVDSAKAMDEIYEFYNLGLGEPIPISASNALNLGDLLDKVVESLPKEHESDGEIDQIRVAVIGRPNVGKSSLVNALIGQERVIVSDIPGTTRDAIDTHFSKEGTNFVLIDTAGMRRKAKIDLPVERYSVIRSLRSVDRSDVVLIVIDAVDGVTEQDKKIAGYAHEAGKGIVIIVNKWDLVEKDSKTSLRFTETIRNELGFMQYAPVLFTSALTKQRIHRVIELIKFAAEQHAMRISTSVLNQVISDATAINPPPSENGRRLKIYFTTQADVKPPTFIFFVNDPEIMHFSYLRFLENRLRESFGFEGTPLKLVVRGRKEEDD, encoded by the coding sequence ATGAGTAAACCAATCGTGGCTATCGTAGGCCGTCCCAATGTTGGCAAGTCTACGCTGTTTAATCAGATAGGTAAAAAACGTGTTTCTATTGTTGAGGATATGCCGGGGGTAACCAGGGACCGGATCTATCTTGACGCCGAGTGGCTTAATCATGAGTTTACAATGATTGATACCGGCGGTATTCAAATTGAAACGGATGACCGGATGTTAACCGCCATCCGTCACCAAGCCCAGCTGGCAATCGAGGAAGCGGATGTTATTCTGTTTATTGTGGACGGTAAAACCGGCTTAACTTCAGCTGATGAAGAAGTGGGCGGCATATTGCGCAATACCCGCAAGCCGGTGGTTCTGACAGTGAATAAGGTAGACAGCGCCAAAGCAATGGATGAAATTTATGAGTTTTACAACCTGGGCTTAGGCGAGCCGATTCCAATTTCCGCTTCCAATGCGCTTAATCTCGGTGATTTACTGGATAAGGTTGTAGAAAGCCTGCCGAAGGAACATGAGTCTGATGGAGAAATCGATCAAATCAGAGTAGCGGTCATTGGTCGTCCCAATGTCGGTAAATCTTCCCTGGTCAATGCGCTGATCGGCCAGGAACGGGTAATTGTCAGCGATATACCAGGTACTACCCGTGATGCGATTGACACTCATTTTTCCAAGGAAGGAACCAATTTTGTTCTGATCGATACTGCCGGTATGCGGCGCAAAGCGAAAATTGATTTACCGGTCGAGCGTTATAGCGTGATTCGCTCCTTGCGTTCTGTTGACCGTTCTGATGTTGTTTTAATCGTCATTGATGCTGTTGACGGGGTGACGGAACAAGATAAAAAAATTGCCGGCTATGCGCATGAGGCGGGGAAAGGCATTGTAATTATCGTAAATAAGTGGGATTTGGTGGAAAAAGACAGCAAAACCTCATTGCGCTTTACCGAAACAATTCGCAATGAGTTAGGCTTTATGCAATATGCACCGGTCTTATTTACTTCGGCCTTAACCAAACAGCGGATACACCGGGTAATCGAGCTGATTAAGTTTGCGGCGGAACAGCATGCAATGCGGATTTCAACAAGCGTGCTTAACCAGGTAATCAGTGATGCCACTGCAATCAACCCGCCGCCGTCGGAAAATGGCCGTCGGCTGAAGATTTATTTTACCACGCAGGCTGATGTAAAACCGCCGACCTTTATCTTTTTTGTCAATGATCCGGAAATCATGCATTTTTCTTATTTGCGTTTTCTGGAGAACAGGCTGCGGGAAAGCTTTGGATTTGAAGGAACTCCATTAAAACTGGTTGTCCGCGGGCGTAAAGAGGAAGATGATTGA
- the plsY gene encoding glycerol-3-phosphate 1-O-acyltransferase PlsY has protein sequence MDFSVLAVIAGASYLIGSIPNGLLLGRWLWRIDLRQFGSKNIGATNAFRVLGPWPALGVFFTDAAKGVAGVFLGQWLAGTPLGMLVGGIAAIAGHNWSVFLKFKGGRGVATGLGVIAVLVPKVTLIVFAVWCVIVYFSRYVSLASIIAAALVPMLMRLFNERMEFYYFGLLAAAFVIIRHKPNIERLLKGKELKIKAGQAGKEK, from the coding sequence ATGGACTTTTCAGTGCTGGCGGTAATTGCCGGCGCTAGCTATTTGATTGGTTCAATTCCCAATGGTTTGCTGCTGGGCCGCTGGTTGTGGAGGATTGATCTGCGCCAGTTCGGCAGCAAAAATATTGGCGCAACCAACGCTTTCCGCGTGCTCGGCCCCTGGCCGGCGCTAGGCGTTTTTTTTACTGACGCCGCCAAAGGCGTAGCCGGTGTGTTTTTAGGTCAGTGGCTGGCGGGAACGCCGCTGGGCATGCTTGTCGGCGGGATCGCGGCAATCGCCGGTCATAATTGGTCGGTATTTTTGAAATTCAAAGGCGGCCGTGGCGTGGCTACCGGGTTGGGCGTGATTGCCGTTCTGGTTCCTAAGGTTACGCTGATTGTATTTGCCGTATGGTGTGTTATTGTTTATTTCAGCAGATATGTATCCCTGGCCTCAATCATTGCGGCAGCTCTGGTACCGATGCTCATGCGGCTGTTTAATGAAAGAATGGAATTTTATTATTTTGGGTTATTGGCGGCTGCTTTTGTCATTATCAGGCATAAACCCAATATTGAGAGGCTGTTGAAGGGCAAGGAGCTGAAAATTAAAGCAGGCCAAGCCGGTAAGGAGAAATGA
- a CDS encoding NAD(P)H-dependent glycerol-3-phosphate dehydrogenase has product MKIAVIGAGSWGTAMAVMLGQKHDSVALWARNEALAEQMNDNRCNERYLPGVSIPPGVMTTSQLPAALLGAELVVLATPSQAVRETVNRISSYVSDTAIIVTATKGFELSSGLRMSEVIAEAAPRLKNRIAVLSGPNHAEEVGRAQPSATVVASNHPPVAEQVQDAFMLPYFRVYTNPDMIGVELGGALKNIIALGAGIAEGLEFGDNTKAALMTRGLAEIARLGVAMGADPLTFAGLSGIGDLMVTCTSRHSRNRRAGILLAQGQAADQIALGTNMVVEGIRTTAAAYGLAEKYRVEMPITEQIYQVIYAEKSPREAVLDLMTRGRTQEAEEVVNDQAIWKSPGNK; this is encoded by the coding sequence ATGAAGATTGCTGTTATTGGCGCTGGCAGTTGGGGGACAGCTATGGCGGTCATGCTGGGGCAAAAACATGATTCGGTAGCTTTATGGGCCCGCAATGAGGCGTTGGCAGAACAAATGAATGACAACAGGTGCAATGAGCGGTATTTACCCGGAGTCAGCATTCCGCCGGGCGTTATGACTACCAGCCAATTGCCGGCTGCACTGCTGGGTGCAGAACTGGTGGTTCTGGCGACGCCATCACAGGCTGTGCGGGAGACGGTAAACCGGATAAGTTCCTATGTAAGCGACACTGCCATTATTGTTACTGCAACCAAAGGTTTTGAACTAAGCTCCGGCCTCCGGATGTCCGAGGTTATTGCCGAAGCGGCGCCCCGGCTGAAAAACCGAATTGCCGTTTTATCGGGGCCTAATCATGCCGAAGAGGTTGGCAGGGCTCAGCCCAGCGCTACGGTAGTTGCGTCAAATCATCCGCCGGTTGCCGAACAAGTTCAGGATGCTTTTATGCTGCCGTATTTTCGGGTGTATACCAATCCGGATATGATTGGGGTGGAGTTAGGCGGGGCTTTAAAAAACATCATTGCTTTAGGGGCCGGCATTGCCGAGGGGTTGGAGTTTGGCGATAACACCAAGGCTGCTCTGATGACCCGAGGTTTAGCGGAGATAGCCCGCCTGGGCGTGGCAATGGGCGCCGATCCCCTGACTTTTGCCGGTTTGTCGGGAATTGGCGATTTGATGGTTACCTGTACCAGCCGCCACAGCCGTAACCGGCGGGCCGGAATTCTGCTGGCTCAGGGTCAGGCGGCAGACCAAATTGCCCTGGGAACCAATATGGTGGTGGAAGGAATAAGGACTACGGCTGCAGCGTACGGTTTAGCAGAGAAGTATCGGGTTGAAATGCCGATAACCGAGCAAATCTACCAGGTGATTTACGCCGAAAAATCACCGCGGGAAGCAGTTCTGGATTTAATGACCAGAGGGCGGACCCAGGAAGCGGAAGAAGTGGTTAATGATCAAGCGATTTGGAAATCACCGGGAAATAAATAA
- the spoIVA gene encoding stage IV sporulation protein A, translating into MEKFDLFRDIAERTGGDIYIGVVGPVRTGKSTFIKKFMDTMVLPNIADPYEKERAKDELPQSAAGKTIMTTEPKFIPNEAVEINIKDNVAIRVRVVDCVGYSVEGALGYEEQDGPRMVLTPWFEEEIPFQEAAEIGTRKVIAEHSTIGLVVTTDGTVTDLSRDSYLSAEERVINELKELQKPFLVILNTNQPTAKETRELVAKLESNYDVPVIPVDCAQLNYDDIYAILQEVLYEFPVKEVNISLPKWIEELNTEHWLREKFDGAVREVVQYVRRLRDIDCAIDDLASHEFIADVILHDMDLGSGIAVIEITSRPDLFYQVLEELTGFTISGEHHLFRLMQDLAVAKREYDKLADALEQVEQSGYGIVTPQLDEMVLEEPEIIRNGNRFGVRLRASAPSLHIIRTDVQAEISPILGTEKQSEELIQYLMREFEGEPDKIWRTNLFGKSLNSLVREGIQNKLSGMPETAQFKLRDTLQKIVNDGSGGLICIIF; encoded by the coding sequence ATGGAGAAATTTGATTTATTCAGAGATATCGCCGAACGTACTGGCGGTGATATTTATATTGGCGTTGTCGGGCCGGTACGTACTGGAAAATCCACCTTTATCAAGAAATTTATGGATACAATGGTTTTACCAAATATTGCTGATCCATATGAAAAAGAGCGTGCCAAAGACGAGTTGCCGCAAAGTGCGGCCGGCAAGACGATTATGACCACTGAGCCCAAATTTATTCCCAATGAAGCGGTGGAAATCAATATTAAGGATAATGTGGCAATCAGGGTTAGGGTTGTTGATTGCGTTGGCTATTCAGTGGAAGGCGCTCTGGGGTATGAAGAGCAAGACGGACCGCGAATGGTGCTTACTCCCTGGTTTGAAGAAGAAATACCTTTTCAGGAAGCCGCCGAAATCGGTACCAGGAAAGTAATTGCCGAGCATTCGACCATTGGGCTGGTCGTAACCACCGACGGTACTGTAACCGACTTGTCGCGGGACAGCTATCTTTCGGCTGAAGAACGGGTGATTAATGAGCTGAAAGAGCTGCAAAAACCTTTTTTGGTTATTTTAAACACCAATCAGCCTACAGCCAAGGAAACCAGGGAACTTGTCGCTAAATTGGAAAGCAATTATGATGTGCCGGTCATTCCTGTAGATTGCGCTCAATTAAACTATGATGATATTTATGCTATTTTACAGGAAGTTTTATATGAATTCCCGGTTAAGGAAGTTAATATTTCACTGCCGAAATGGATTGAGGAACTCAATACCGAACACTGGCTGAGAGAGAAGTTTGACGGAGCTGTGCGTGAAGTAGTGCAATATGTGCGCAGGCTGCGGGATATAGATTGCGCTATTGATGATTTGGCAAGCCATGAATTTATTGCCGATGTAATTTTGCACGATATGGACTTAGGCAGCGGTATTGCGGTAATTGAAATTACTTCCCGGCCGGATTTATTCTATCAGGTGTTGGAAGAATTAACCGGCTTTACAATTTCCGGTGAGCATCATTTGTTCAGACTGATGCAGGATTTGGCGGTGGCTAAGCGGGAGTATGATAAACTGGCTGACGCGCTGGAGCAGGTAGAACAGTCCGGCTATGGAATCGTAACCCCGCAACTGGATGAAATGGTACTGGAGGAACCGGAAATTATCAGAAACGGCAACCGGTTTGGCGTTCGCTTGCGAGCTTCAGCGCCATCGCTGCACATTATCAGAACTGATGTACAGGCTGAAATATCGCCAATACTGGGTACTGAGAAGCAAAGCGAAGAACTTATTCAATATTTGATGCGTGAATTTGAAGGCGAACCGGACAAAATATGGCGGACAAATTTATTCGGTAAATCACTAAACTCGCTGGTACGGGAAGGAATTCAAAATAAACTTTCCGGTATGCCGGAAACAGCTCAGTTCAAATTGCGCGACACTTTGCAGAAAATCGTTAATGATGGGAGCGGCGGTTTGATTTGTATTATTTTTTAA
- a CDS encoding ACT domain-containing protein: protein MNRQQSGFYLVREEILPEAIKKTIKVKDMLKRGEARTINEAVERMELSRSAYYKYKDYVFPFYEASKEKIVTLALLLEHKSGVLSRVLNTIAGDHGSVLTINQGIPLQGVANATISIETAELVIDLEALLDKLRMVEGVKRLEVLGQQA, encoded by the coding sequence GTGAACAGACAGCAATCCGGGTTTTATCTGGTTCGTGAAGAAATATTACCTGAAGCAATTAAAAAAACGATTAAAGTGAAAGACATGCTCAAACGCGGTGAAGCCCGTACAATAAATGAAGCTGTGGAGCGAATGGAACTAAGCCGCAGTGCTTATTATAAATATAAGGACTATGTTTTTCCATTTTATGAAGCCAGTAAGGAAAAAATTGTTACTCTGGCCTTATTGCTTGAACATAAATCGGGAGTTTTATCGCGGGTGTTAAATACCATCGCCGGCGATCATGGCAGCGTACTGACCATAAATCAGGGTATTCCGCTGCAGGGAGTGGCAAATGCCACGATTTCTATTGAAACGGCGGAGCTGGTGATTGACCTGGAAGCCTTACTCGATAAATTAAGAATGGTTGAAGGTGTAAAAAGGCTTGAGGTATTGGGACAACAAGCATAA
- a CDS encoding homoserine dehydrogenase, translated as MKDSVNIGLLGLGTVGTGVVNVLTANAHEISQKTGVPVNIKKILVRNLNKVRNIAAGAVLTTNADDILNDNDIDIIVEVMGGEQPAKDYMLRALNAGKNVVTANKDVVAKFGRELFSAAEANHVDFMFEASVGGGIPIIRPLKQCLAANKLSEVMGIVNGTTNYMLTKMTNEKLDYETVLAEAQAKGYAEADPTADVGGFDAARKIAILASIAFNARVSLEDVDVEGITNISPVDIEYARELGYVIKLLAIAKESEACGINARVHPAFIPLNHPLAAVGDVFNAIFVRGDAVGETMFYGRGAGALPTASAVAGDIVDVARNLRHNVNGRILCTCFDQKPFCPVENTSSSYYVRLLVEDQPGVLAAIAGAFGAHNVSLNSVIQKRKVNNCAELVLITYHVSDANIRKALTTIKDMSVLTTVQNVIRVEAQQID; from the coding sequence ATGAAGGATTCTGTTAACATCGGCCTGCTGGGTTTAGGCACTGTGGGAACAGGCGTAGTTAATGTATTAACCGCCAATGCTCATGAAATCTCGCAAAAAACCGGCGTGCCGGTAAACATAAAAAAGATATTGGTGCGTAATCTGAATAAAGTCAGGAATATAGCGGCAGGTGCAGTGCTAACAACCAATGCCGATGACATTCTTAATGATAACGACATTGATATTATCGTCGAAGTTATGGGTGGGGAGCAGCCAGCCAAGGATTATATGCTGCGAGCTTTAAATGCGGGCAAGAATGTCGTCACTGCCAACAAAGACGTGGTAGCTAAATTTGGCCGTGAATTGTTTAGCGCCGCGGAGGCCAACCATGTTGATTTTATGTTTGAAGCCAGCGTTGGCGGCGGTATTCCGATCATCAGGCCGCTTAAACAGTGCTTGGCTGCCAATAAACTTTCAGAAGTCATGGGGATAGTAAATGGCACCACCAATTATATGTTAACTAAGATGACCAACGAAAAACTTGATTATGAAACTGTACTGGCTGAAGCGCAGGCCAAGGGCTATGCTGAAGCTGATCCCACAGCTGATGTAGGCGGATTTGATGCTGCCCGAAAAATAGCAATTTTAGCTTCCATTGCTTTTAATGCCAGGGTTTCGCTGGAGGATGTCGATGTAGAGGGTATTACTAATATTTCTCCTGTCGACATAGAATATGCACGGGAACTGGGCTATGTAATTAAGCTGCTGGCAATTGCCAAGGAAAGCGAAGCATGCGGTATTAATGCGCGGGTTCATCCGGCTTTTATTCCGCTTAATCATCCGCTGGCTGCAGTAGGCGATGTATTTAATGCCATCTTTGTCCGGGGCGATGCGGTAGGAGAAACTATGTTTTACGGCCGGGGAGCCGGTGCGCTGCCAACGGCCAGCGCAGTTGCCGGCGACATTGTTGATGTAGCCCGCAACCTGCGGCATAATGTTAACGGCAGAATTCTTTGCACCTGCTTTGACCAGAAACCATTTTGCCCGGTCGAAAATACCAGTTCATCTTATTATGTCCGGCTGCTGGTTGAAGACCAGCCGGGCGTACTGGCAGCGATTGCCGGAGCCTTTGGCGCTCATAATGTAAGTCTTAACTCGGTAATTCAAAAACGCAAGGTGAATAATTGCGCTGAACTTGTCCTGATCACCTATCATGTTTCCGACGCTAATATTAGAAAGGCGCTGACAACGATTAAAGACATGTCTGTTTTAACAACAGTTCAGAATGTAATCCGGGTTGAAGCGCAGCAAATCGATTAA